In Alkalihalobacterium alkalinitrilicum, a genomic segment contains:
- a CDS encoding class I adenylate-forming enzyme family protein: MNITSSLALNARRHPEKLAVTFKDREYTYRQFNENVNRLAHGLSSIGLQKGEKLAIMMKNSDYFAITYFAAAKLGAVIVPVNFRLVGREVNYILDQSDSVMVVCDQEFEDIIQEASRDDVAIRNVIVTPRATVPEYLSYENILTNNLEEPDVEVLGTDDLHILYTSGTTGKPKGALFDHQRVVKVAIGTTGLLGLQCEDKLLHVAPLFHCAQLCLFLLPGFFLGATNVIEQDFHPVETLKTIEKNRITLFFGVPTMYNFFTQVPNVDQLDLSSIARCGYGAAPMSPDLVKKSMELFKTDQFYNLCGLTEGGPTGIYLTPDDHETKIGKSGKWPTSFTEVKVVNENGDEVEVGEIGELILRGETIMKEYYNKPEETAKTLRDGWLYTGDLASVDEDGYISLVDRRKDMVITGGENVYSVEVEYALDEHPHIVESAVIGTPDPKWGELVTAVIVVKEGEQLSEEEINAFCRQRLAGYKVPKKFLFIDQLPRNASGKIQKFILREKYTGNPVN, translated from the coding sequence GTGAATATTACAAGTAGTTTAGCTCTTAATGCTCGGCGTCATCCAGAAAAATTAGCGGTTACGTTTAAGGATAGGGAGTATACTTATCGACAATTCAATGAGAATGTTAATCGACTTGCTCATGGTTTATCGAGTATTGGTTTACAAAAAGGTGAAAAACTCGCAATTATGATGAAAAACTCTGATTATTTTGCAATAACCTATTTTGCGGCAGCTAAACTTGGTGCAGTCATAGTCCCTGTTAATTTTAGGTTGGTTGGTAGAGAAGTAAACTATATTCTTGATCAATCTGATAGTGTAATGGTTGTTTGTGATCAAGAGTTTGAGGACATTATTCAGGAAGCAAGTAGAGACGATGTAGCGATCCGTAATGTAATTGTTACACCTAGAGCAACAGTTCCAGAATACTTAAGTTATGAAAATATTTTGACTAATAATCTCGAAGAACCCGATGTTGAAGTTTTAGGGACTGATGACCTTCATATTCTTTATACGTCAGGGACAACTGGTAAACCAAAAGGCGCTCTTTTCGATCACCAACGCGTTGTTAAAGTGGCGATCGGAACTACTGGTTTGTTAGGGCTTCAGTGTGAAGATAAATTATTACATGTTGCTCCACTGTTTCACTGCGCTCAGCTTTGTTTATTTTTGTTACCTGGATTTTTCCTCGGCGCCACAAATGTAATCGAACAGGACTTTCATCCAGTTGAAACATTAAAAACAATAGAAAAAAATCGAATTACATTATTCTTTGGGGTTCCGACAATGTATAACTTCTTTACTCAAGTACCGAATGTTGATCAGTTAGATTTGTCTTCTATTGCTCGTTGTGGTTATGGTGCTGCACCTATGTCACCTGACTTAGTTAAGAAGAGCATGGAATTATTTAAAACAGACCAATTCTATAATCTTTGTGGTTTAACAGAAGGTGGGCCAACAGGTATATATTTAACACCAGATGACCACGAAACTAAGATTGGAAAGTCAGGAAAATGGCCGACTTCATTTACAGAAGTAAAGGTAGTCAATGAAAACGGTGATGAAGTAGAAGTTGGAGAAATTGGTGAATTAATTTTACGAGGCGAAACGATCATGAAAGAGTATTATAATAAGCCAGAAGAAACGGCAAAGACGCTACGTGATGGTTGGCTTTATACAGGTGATCTAGCATCCGTAGATGAGGACGGTTATATTTCACTAGTTGATCGTAGAAAAGACATGGTTATTACGGGCGGTGAAAATGTATACTCCGTGGAAGTTGAGTATGCTTTAGATGAACATCCACACATTGTTGAAAGTGCTGTCATTGGAACCCCTGATCCTAAGTGGGGAGAACTTGTAACTGCTGTTATTGTTGTAAAAGAAGGAGAACAATTAAGCGAAGAAGAGATTAATGCATTTTGCCGCCAACGTTTAGCTGGATATAAAGTACCGAAAAAATTCTTGTTTATTGATCAATTACCTCGAAATGCATCAGGAAAAATTCAAAAGTTTATATTACGTGAAAAGTACACAGGAAATCCTGTAAACTAA
- a CDS encoding RNA-guided endonuclease TnpB family protein yields MAKQNKAYKFRLYPTDEQALMIRKTFGCVRFVYNKMLAERKETYENLKDDKEALKKVKHPTPAKYKKEFAWLKEVDSLALANAQLNLNKAYKAFFKGNAKFPNFKSKRHNQSYTTNVVNGNIQLLEGHIKLPKLKMVKIKQHRNIPSDHTIKSCTVSMTSSGKYYLSILTEYEKEIKSKDIENVVGLDFAMNGLFVDSETGKKANYPRFYRQMIDKLAIEQRKLSRKKKGSSNWNKQRIRVAKIQEKVANQRKNYLHHQSKALVTSYDAVIIEDLDMKGMSQALKFGKSVADNGWGMFTSFLHYKLKEQGKQLVKIDKWFPSTKTCSSCCSIREIRLSERTYQCDCGLNLDRDYNSALNIKKEGIRLLATA; encoded by the coding sequence ATGGCTAAACAAAACAAGGCTTATAAGTTTCGACTGTATCCAACAGATGAACAGGCTTTGATGATACGCAAAACTTTTGGTTGCGTTCGTTTTGTCTACAATAAAATGTTAGCAGAACGAAAAGAAACGTACGAAAACCTGAAAGATGATAAAGAAGCATTGAAAAAGGTGAAGCATCCCACTCCTGCTAAATATAAAAAGGAGTTTGCATGGTTAAAAGAAGTAGACTCATTAGCCCTAGCAAATGCACAACTAAACTTGAATAAGGCATATAAAGCATTCTTCAAAGGTAATGCAAAGTTTCCAAATTTCAAAAGTAAGCGACATAACCAAAGCTACACAACGAATGTCGTAAATGGGAATATTCAGTTGTTGGAGGGTCATATCAAATTACCGAAACTAAAAATGGTGAAAATCAAACAACATCGAAACATTCCTTCTGACCATACAATCAAATCTTGTACAGTTTCTATGACTTCATCAGGAAAATACTATCTTTCCATTCTCACAGAGTACGAAAAAGAGATTAAGAGTAAGGACATTGAAAATGTTGTAGGTTTAGATTTTGCGATGAATGGGTTATTTGTTGATAGTGAAACAGGTAAGAAAGCCAATTACCCACGTTTCTATCGACAAATGATTGATAAATTAGCAATTGAACAACGTAAACTTTCTCGCAAAAAGAAGGGGTCCTCAAATTGGAACAAACAACGTATTCGAGTGGCTAAAATCCAAGAAAAAGTCGCCAATCAACGAAAAAACTACTTACATCATCAATCGAAAGCATTAGTTACATCTTATGATGCGGTTATTATCGAGGACTTGGATATGAAAGGGATGTCACAAGCTCTAAAATTCGGGAAAAGTGTCGCTGATAATGGTTGGGGAATGTTCACTTCTTTCTTACACTACAAGCTAAAAGAACAAGGGAAACAACTTGTCAAAATAGATAAATGGTTCCCATCTACTAAAACTTGTTCGAGTTGTTGTTCGATAAGAGAAATACGATTATCGGAACGTACCTATCAGTGCGATTGTGGGCTAAATCTTGATAGAGATTACAATTCGGCGCTAAATATCAAAAAAGAAGGCATACGCTTATTAGCAACTGCCTAA
- the tnpA gene encoding IS200/IS605 family transposase — MKLDSNNHSVFLMYYHLVLVVKYRRKVIDDTISNYARDKFVSLSEKYNITLVEWNHDIDHVHILFKAQPNSELSKFINAYKSASSRLIKKDFPHVRKKLWKEMFWSRSFCLLTTGGSPIEVVKKYIENQGMK, encoded by the coding sequence ATGAAGTTAGATAGTAATAACCATTCAGTATTCTTGATGTATTATCACCTTGTATTAGTTGTGAAATATCGAAGAAAGGTCATTGATGATACTATTTCAAACTATGCAAGAGATAAATTCGTGTCGTTGAGTGAGAAATACAATATTACATTAGTCGAGTGGAACCATGATATTGACCATGTACATATTCTTTTCAAAGCACAACCTAATAGTGAATTGTCCAAATTTATCAACGCCTACAAAAGTGCAAGTTCAAGACTCATCAAGAAGGATTTTCCTCATGTTCGTAAAAAGTTGTGGAAAGAAATGTTTTGGTCAAGAAGCTTTTGTTTATTGACTACTGGTGGTTCGCCTATTGAAGTGGTGAAAAAATATATTGAAAATCAAGGAATGAAGTGA